Below is a window of Thermodesulfobacteriota bacterium DNA.
CGACATAGGCTCATCTACGGGCGGATTTACGGATTGCCTTCTGAAGTTCGGTGCTTCCTACGTATTGGCAGTAGATGTGGGTAAAAACCAGCTTCACTACTCTTTAAGGAGCGACCCTAGAGTCGGTATTTTGGAAGGTGTCAACGCCCGGTATCTCACGTATGAAATGGTAGGTCAGCTTTTTGATCTTGCTACTATCGATGTGTCATTCATATCTCTTAAGAAGATCTTGCCCAATGCAATTGAACTCGTAAAGACAGGGGGCAGTATTTTATCACTTGTTAAGCCACAATTCGAGGTTGGAAGGTTTGAAGTGGGAAAGGGAGGAGTAGTGAGAGATGCGGATAAGATAAAAAAGGTGTTAGAAGACATAAAAGCTTTCGCCAAAGAGCTAGGATTAACATTTAAGGGGGAAGTAGAAGCTCCTAGGGAAAACGAAAAAAAGAACAGGGAATATTTCCTACTTTGGGAGAAGTAAGATACCCGAAACCCGCACTATACTTTGCAAGTGTAATTTACCGCAACTACGGTTTTTACGTTCAATCGCTCCATAAACTCACTGAGCTTTTGGGAGAGATCGAAGAAACAACTGATGAGCTCGATTTTACCCACACCCAATATTATAACGAGGAGATGGGAGAAAACCTAAAGAGGAGATTCGTACTATTTAAGCCACTTAGGGGTAGAGAGGAGCTGCCACAGGTAAAGATAAAGACGAACGCTATAGAGAGAGATCTTTCTTACGAAAATAAAAGGACGGTGAATGTCGATCCTGGATACATCACACTTGAGAACGTAATCCTCGCCACAACAAAAAACTACACACACAGGATCTATCTCAGAGATGGTATATATGCTGATCTCACCCTCATTTACAAAAAAGGGTCGTACAGACCGTTAGAATGGACATATCCGGACTACTCGGAAGAAAAAACAGTGGCTCTCTTTAACGCCTGGAGGGCCATCTTAAAAAAAAAGTTAAAATTGGAGAGCAAATGGTAAAGAGCATGACAGGCTTTTCAAAAATAGAAAAAGATTTTCCTGAGGGAAAGATCTACGGAGAAGCGAGATCACTCAACAACAGGTATTTGGAACTCAACATAAAGATTCCAAAAGCAGACTTCTCACTGGAACAGAGATTGAGAGAAATTGCGAAAAAATATTTAAGGAGAGGACGTGTGGATGTGGTCCTTAGATGGGAGAAGGCTATCCATTCTTGTCCGGTTCCAAGGGTGAACGAGGTTGCGGTTTCTCGTTATCTCGAATTAGTTCGTGAACTTAAAGAGAAGTTTGGAATCGAAGGTTCTATCGGTTTAGAAAACCTTTTTGGACTTAAAGACGTCATCTTTTACGAGGAACAACCTCCACCAAATGAAACTTATCTAGTCGAAGCTTTCGAAGAACTCCTTCGCGCTCTAGACGACGAGAGACGAAGGGAGGGAAGATCGATTCAGGAAGACTTAGAAAAAACGCTAAAAAGAATTGGCTTATTCATCGATGAGATAGAGATCCGCATCCCCCATTCCCGGGCTCAGTACGAGAAAAAACTCAAAGACAAATTAAAGGAAGCCGTTGGATTTGTAAATGAAGAAAGACTTCTCGAAGAGTTACTCCTTTACGCTGAAAGATGTGACGTAGCCGAAGAGATCTCTAGGCTTAGGGGCCACATGGAGAACTTTATAAGCTCGATGCAGCAAACCGAACCGATCGGCAGAAAACTCGACTTTATTATCCAAGAGATGTTGAGAGAGGCCAATACTATCGGGAGCAAATCTACAGACCTTTATATAAGTGAAAGGGTCGTGAGCATAAAGGTGGAACTGGAAAAATTGAGGGAGCAAGTTCAGAATGTTGAATAGGGGAAAGGTATTTGTGGTCTCGGGCCCATCTGGGGCTGGAAAGACAACTATTCTCACAAGGTTTTTAAAAGAGGACAAAAATTCAGCATTTTCAGTCTCCTATACAACCAGGCAGAAGAGAGAAGGTGAAAGGGAAGGAATCGATTATCACTTCGTAACGAGAAGTACATTTGAAGAGCTAATAAGGAAAGGATTTTTCCTCGAGTGGGAAGAGGTGCACGGTGAGATGTATGGCACGCCTAAGGAACCACTCTTAGAAATGATAGAAAAGGGAATAGATGTCTTTATGGATCTGGACGTAAACGGTGCCATGAAAATAAAACGGGTTTTTCCGCAGGCAATTCTTATTTTTATTCAACCGCCAAGCGAAGAAGAACTAATAATGAGGCTCAAAAACCGTAAAGAGAAGGCTATCATTAAACGTTTGGAGCGTCTAAGAAAGGAACTTGAAGCGAAGAGATTCTTTGATTATGTTATAATTAACGATTCTATTGAAAAAGCGTTAAGCGAATTCAAAAACATAGTAGAGGAGGTTCGAAGCTGCCATGGCAAGAATAACGGT
It encodes the following:
- a CDS encoding TlyA family RNA methyltransferase, encoding MAKERLDVLLTNRRLAPSREKAKIMIVAGEVYVSGEKVTRPDRRFTPDVEIEVRKNPLKYVSFGGIKLEKALRQLNIDVKGKKAIDIGSSTGGFTDCLLKFGASYVLAVDVGKNQLHYSLRSDPRVGILEGVNARYLTYEMVGQLFDLATIDVSFISLKKILPNAIELVKTGGSILSLVKPQFEVGRFEVGKGGVVRDADKIKKVLEDIKAFAKELGLTFKGEVEAPRENEKKNREYFLLWEK
- the gmk gene encoding guanylate kinase, with the protein product MLNRGKVFVVSGPSGAGKTTILTRFLKEDKNSAFSVSYTTRQKREGEREGIDYHFVTRSTFEELIRKGFFLEWEEVHGEMYGTPKEPLLEMIEKGIDVFMDLDVNGAMKIKRVFPQAILIFIQPPSEEELIMRLKNRKEKAIIKRLERLRKELEAKRFFDYVIINDSIEKALSEFKNIVEEVRSCHGKNNG
- a CDS encoding DUF4416 family protein; this encodes MGEVRYPKPALYFASVIYRNYGFYVQSLHKLTELLGEIEETTDELDFTHTQYYNEEMGENLKRRFVLFKPLRGREELPQVKIKTNAIERDLSYENKRTVNVDPGYITLENVILATTKNYTHRIYLRDGIYADLTLIYKKGSYRPLEWTYPDYSEEKTVALFNAWRAILKKKLKLESKW
- a CDS encoding YicC family protein; translated protein: MVKSMTGFSKIEKDFPEGKIYGEARSLNNRYLELNIKIPKADFSLEQRLREIAKKYLRRGRVDVVLRWEKAIHSCPVPRVNEVAVSRYLELVRELKEKFGIEGSIGLENLFGLKDVIFYEEQPPPNETYLVEAFEELLRALDDERRREGRSIQEDLEKTLKRIGLFIDEIEIRIPHSRAQYEKKLKDKLKEAVGFVNEERLLEELLLYAERCDVAEEISRLRGHMENFISSMQQTEPIGRKLDFIIQEMLREANTIGSKSTDLYISERVVSIKVELEKLREQVQNVE